One window from the genome of Pseudomonadota bacterium encodes:
- a CDS encoding arginase: TLVRGGLTYREAHLALEIIAEHGGMLALEITEVNAVLDVNNRTAELGVELILSALGKSIL, from the coding sequence GCACCCTCGTACGCGGCGGCCTCACCTATCGCGAGGCCCACCTGGCCCTCGAGATCATCGCCGAGCATGGGGGCATGCTGGCGCTCGAGATCACCGAGGTGAATGCGGTTCTCGACGTGAACAACCGGACCGCCGAGCTCGGGGTTGAGCTGATCCTGTCGGCGCTGGGAAAGTCGATTCTCTGA